The nucleotide sequence AGCCAACGCCGACCACGTTCAAGTTGATTGCGGTCGACACCAGTAGCGTCGATCAACTGGCGTCGTTCCTGTCCGCCGACGAAGCCGAAGCGAACAGCCTTGCACACGCGGTCGCAGTGGCGACCAAACCCAAACGACGATCACGGAGCAAAGCAAAGTGACCAAGAGCAAAACCAAACAGAAGGTCGACCCAAACGTCGTGGCACTCCTGCCGCTCGAAAGACACGACGAAACACCCGTCAGGATCGGTCGGACGATGCGTCGGATTGAACGTGGGACGCTGATTGAAGTTGTCCGCGAAGGCAATCGCCTTTTTCTTTGCGTGTTGCCCGAATCGGCGATCGAGGAGCCGGACGATGCGAACCGGTGAGCGATGCCAATGCGGCGGTCGGATGCGAACATACAAGACGCGGACTCAAGGCTGCCGACGAACGCGATATCTCAAATGCGATCTTTGCGGCGAGACTGGCAAGGAACCCGTGCGGTTGGACGCCGAAGGCTATCCGATCCGTGTACCAGCGGCTGGTACACACTTCGTTGAAACAATGGAACAACGGGAAACAATGTCGGCATGGACGGAACCAACGCGATGACCGACACGCCCGCGATTATGTTTCACTTGCCCCGGCTGAGCTTGGAAGAGTTGGTCAGTTGGGAAGTTGTCTTCGGCGGTGCGAACGCGGAGAACCCAAGTTTGCTTTGGGCGTGGCTGGCGGAGTCGATGCACTGCGAGTTCGGCCGCCGATTCTCCGAAGCCGAAACGCCGGAAGAATCTCAAATGATGCGGCCACCGGTCGACCAGATGAGCGACGCGGAGATCGTCACCGCGGCCGTCACGTTTGCGTCGCTGAGTTACGGCGTGCTGTCGGCGGCCGAAGCGGACTTCATCGACGCTTGCACCAAATACTTTCTGAATCAAACCAAGAGCCGCCGAGGAGAACGGACCTATGCCCATTCCCAAGCCTGATGAATGGATGACCGTCAAAGAGATCGCGGCAGCGTTTGGCGTTTGTCCGAACACGATCCGCCGACGCGCGGCAGCAAAACAATTCCCCCAGCCGTATCGAATTTCACGCCGAGTGTATCGGTGGAAGCGTGCCGAGGTGGAAGCGTTCGCCGAACAATGCCCGCGCGGCATTGATTCGCCGAGTTACCAATCATCATCCAAATAAAACCAAAGGGGACGACGATGAAAAACGACTTCAGCTATCTGGCCCAAGACCCAACCGCCAGAGCATCCAAACGTAACACATCGGTCAGCGACACCGTGGCCGAAATTCGTTCGCGTACTGCGGGCATGGAACCCAAAGAGCTGCAAGAGACGGCCGCAAAGGTTCACGAAATGGCCAAGCAGCACCACGCCAAGCATGGCCACAACTGGACCGACCAAGCCGAAGCGGATCACGATCAACTGATGGGGCTGTTCAACGACCTAAAAGCCAAGGCCGATCGGTTGTCGAATGGTTTGCTTGACGCGGGCCGCCAACGATTCGGAACGGGTGATCGTTACTTGTGTGCGACCAATGCCGCGGGCGAACAAATGTTCGGCATTCAACGCGGCATGAAGATGACCGACACGCCGGGATGCCAGCGAACCGAGAACCCAAACGCATTCGGTGAAATGCTGGTGGCCATCGCTACCGGTGACGTGTCCCACGTTTCGCGTGAAGTCGGTGCCGCCCTGAGCGGTGCCAGCGGAAGCGGCGGCGGCTACACGGTGCCCCAGGGTTTCAACGCCCAAGTGATTGACCTGACGATGCCGAAGCTACGGCTTGGTCAGTTGGGCATGAGCGTGTGGAACCTTGAAAGCGACCACAACCTGATGCCGAAGCTGCTGAGCCGACCGGAACCTGAAGTAAAATTCGAGAACAAGAAGTTCGCAGAAAAAGACCTGACGTTCGGGCAAGTTCATATCTACCCGAGGACGTTCGGTTGCATCGTCACCGCACCGCTGGAGTTGATTCACGACGGTGCCGGCGTCGATCAAATCATCCAAAAAGAATTGGCCCGCGGCATGGCGAAGGCCATCGACTACTACGGGATCAATGGAGCTGGTGCCCGCAGTCAGCTAGACGGTCTGCTATCGTTCAAGGATATCGAATCGACCGACGTTTCAAGCAGTTGGCCGGGCGGCTGGAGTGATACCGCCGCCGCCGTCTTGGAGGTTCGCTTGAACGATCACGAGCCGACCGGGATGCTGATGCACACCAACCAGCATCACTCAATCGGCATCCGTCAAGACGATCACAACCAGTGGTTGACCGCCCCGCCGGTGATGAAAGATTTGCCGATGCTTGAAACCACGCACATGCCGGAAGGCAAGATCATCTGCGGCGACTTCACCAAGTTCGCCTTGGGATTGCGTCAGGGTGCAACGGTTGAGTTTTCGCGAGAGGCCGGCGAATCGTTCGAGCGTGGCCAAGTCATGTATCGGATCATGTGGCGGGGCAACTACGTGATGTACGACGAAACCGCGTTCCATATCCTGAACGACGCGACCGGCAGCTAGAACGCCACACAGGCTGCATCGTCTGCGGTCTGTCACTGTGTCCGTCGCCCGCGGCGTCATACGCCTACGCCGCGGGTGGCGGCATTTGTACGGGGGAGGGGGGGCCGAAATCCTGGCGCGTGTCCATCCCAGAGACCGCTTGCCCAGGTGCGCGCTAAAAATGTCAAAATTCTGGCCGTTCTGGTCCGCAAAAAACTG is from Crateriforma conspicua and encodes:
- a CDS encoding phage major capsid protein, yielding MKNDFSYLAQDPTARASKRNTSVSDTVAEIRSRTAGMEPKELQETAAKVHEMAKQHHAKHGHNWTDQAEADHDQLMGLFNDLKAKADRLSNGLLDAGRQRFGTGDRYLCATNAAGEQMFGIQRGMKMTDTPGCQRTENPNAFGEMLVAIATGDVSHVSREVGAALSGASGSGGGYTVPQGFNAQVIDLTMPKLRLGQLGMSVWNLESDHNLMPKLLSRPEPEVKFENKKFAEKDLTFGQVHIYPRTFGCIVTAPLELIHDGAGVDQIIQKELARGMAKAIDYYGINGAGARSQLDGLLSFKDIESTDVSSSWPGGWSDTAAAVLEVRLNDHEPTGMLMHTNQHHSIGIRQDDHNQWLTAPPVMKDLPMLETTHMPEGKIICGDFTKFALGLRQGATVEFSREAGESFERGQVMYRIMWRGNYVMYDETAFHILNDATGS
- a CDS encoding helix-turn-helix transcriptional regulator, which encodes MPIPKPDEWMTVKEIAAAFGVCPNTIRRRAAAKQFPQPYRISRRVYRWKRAEVEAFAEQCPRGIDSPSYQSSSK